TCAGGCATAACAACCTTTCCGTACTCTTCCATGACGGCAGGGGTAACGGAAGATCCTTCACCGAATTCAGCAAGCAATGCAATCAATGCTGCATGTTTGGTCGAATCCAAGTCATCCGGTTCAAAATGCAAAAACCATTTGTCTTTATAGGAATAAAGTCTTCCAGCATCCGTTACGTGCTGATGCAACATATGTGCAGCCTCAATCAGCACTTCAAAATCTTTGAATGCATAGACGATGGAATCGCTTTGCTCAAGTGTAACTTCCATCTCATATACTTCTTCAGGCAAATCATCCTCATTACCTGAACCATATTGTTGCGGATCATATTTCCCCCGGGTGACAATGACAACCATCCCTTGAGCGGGAAGTGCGAATACTTCGACAGCAAGTGGACCTGTAGCATCAAATCCAAGTTCGGAATAGGCCTGGTCCATCATTTCAGTGAACAGTTCATGAACTTTAGGTATTTCCTGCCACATATCATCTTTTTGTATTCCGCGCTCGCTCAGATCGTCAAAGGTCAGGAAAATCCGTATCTTATCGTGACTTAATCGTTCTATTTTCATACAGGATCTCCCCTTTATAAGCAAGTCTTATAACAGATTATGAAGCACAAAACAATATGTGCTGAAAATAAATCTATGTAGTTATGTTATCATTTTATACCTGCAAATGCACGAAGTAAAATCGACAAAAAAAGAATCATTCCACATCAAAACAGGACTGTGGATGATTCTAATGGGAGGTTTGTGTTTATAAACCCGGTACTGTTGTGTTTGTTTGAGTTAAAATTTGCTCAACTTCATGTTTAACATCCGGATTGGTGCGAATAAAATCTTTGAGCATGTTCATGTTCTCTTCTTTTTCCTGCGGAGTGATCGGCTTTGCACTTTTTTTATGCGTGCTTTTGTGGGAATCTCCGCTCTGTTCGTTTGGCTTGGAGCTGAATCCGTCCATGCCTGGGAACGTCATCTCCATCATTTTGTGTTTGGCCTGATTCATCATGTTGCGGGATGAACCGGAAGACAGCATTGACATTTTACCTTTGGACAGCCAAGAACTGGCTGCTACGCCAATTACAACACCCCAGAAAAAGGATGACGCCTTCATTACACCAACCTCCTTTTAATGTTAAAATCACAACTAGTGTTTGCGGGAGTGCCTCATCTCATTCCGCATAAATACAGGAAAGCGAGTTGAAAGCATGATTAGACACACCACCGCCTTAATTATGATCGCATGCATGCTGTTGTCAGCTTGTGGAACCAAGGTCGAAACAACACCTGAATCCACAAAGTCCAGCAATGAATCGGTTACTTCAAGGCAGGAGCAGCAGAACGAGCCAACTTCCACTGGGACAAGCGAAAAGCAAACCACGGATTCTCCGTCCTCAACGGACTCAAATTCGGATCAAGAATCACCAAGTGATGACGAAACATCTTCGACAGAAAAAGAAGAAACTGATAACGCCCTCGGTACAAAAGCAGCCGAAGTTAATATTGAAAAAACGTATCATATGAACGCCAATTACTACATCAAACCCAACGATAAAACGAACGAAAGCAAGGTTGTATTGTTAACATTTGATGATGGGCCCAAAGAAGAAAAAATGATAAACAGATTAATCGACACCTTGGATAAACATGACACGAAAGCGATATTTTTTGTTAACGGATACCGAGTGAAAAGTCATCCCGAGTTGCTCGAGATCATCCATGAACGTGGACAGGTAATAGGAAATCATGCGTGGGATCATGAGGATCTGAAAAAAATGTCCATTACGGCAGCAGCCAAACAAGTCACCGATGTGCAAAAGATTGTGAAAGAAACGATTGGCGTGGAACCCCAGTTCTTCCGTCCGCCATTCGGTTCTGGAAATGATGCATTAAAGGCCACAGTCAAGAAAAACGGCATGTTATATATGACATGGTCCAATGGCTCATTGGATTGGGATAAGAGTACCAAAAACAAACCGGATAAAGTCATCCAGAATGTGCTGGATCAATTAAATCCAGGCAGTAATATTTTGATGCATGAGTTGCCATGGACAGTTGAAGCGTTGGATGAGTTGTTAACCAAACTTGAACAGAAAGGTTACACTTTTGTCGATCCTCGCTCCATTGAACTGGAAGCCCGCTGAGCTTCGATTATTTGCCCGGCATTCGGCTTAATATCAATAATTGATGAGTTGGAATTGACATGAAGGAACTTACAAAGTTATAACAAACAGCCTTGGTCCTATGCGGATCAAGGCTGTTTGTTTGAGAGCATTCGCAAAGTAATGATATGCATTTCTGCGGGACAACAAAGTCTGAACGGCAAATGATTTGTTCCGTATCCTTTGCTAACCAGCATTTTACCTTCTTGCTCGGTATCATTACCATCCTTTTTCAAAGAGAACCACCCGCTAGACACAGAGCGGTACGCTTTGTTAAGAAAGACGGGGCCAAAGACCGGAAATACTAATTGTCCACCGTGAGTGTGACCACTCAATATCAGATCAACAGGTCCATTCAAGTGAAGAGCCTCTAGGGGATCGTGCACGATGGCAATCTTGCATTCTTTGGAGTCCAATTCTGCAAGCAGCGAATCCCCTCGCTGTGAACGATAATCAACTCCGACCAGACACAGTTTGCTTCTGCCTTTACGAAGGTAAGTGGTAGAATCCTGTAAGAGTTGAACGCCCGTATCTCGGAATATACGTTCGAGATGCACAGTTCCTGCTCTTTTATCATGGTTCCCATAGACTGTAAAAACAGGGGCAATATAAGACAACAAGCTCATATTATGTCTGACAATGGGCCATGAAATTCCTTTTTCCGCCACATCTCCCCCAATAATAACCCAGTCCACCTGATTGCGAAGATGTTCCAGATCATTCTTTTTCAGCTTGCGTTTATGGATATCAGATAAATACAGGATTTTGCTGCCATCAAAAGAAGAGGGCAAATTCGGAACTTCAACCTCTTCTGAAACGATGTGATGAAGATGCGCCTCACGCCACATATGAACCAGCAAGGCAATCCCGGCCAAAATAACGGCAACGAACCATGCCAGTATTACCATGGCCATGGAAGGAAAGTATCCAAAGAAGGCGCTCCTTTTATCCCCCACCAAACCAGACTAATTGTGAGCAAAACAAATATAAATATGAGCGAGTTAACAAATCGCTTACTGAGACGTAAACGGCGAGATGGATGAAGCTCAGTCCGCGTAGGAAGTGTTCCCGCTTCGGAAACGGATTCTTCTTCTGATGGCTTTTCTGCTTTGTTGGCACGTGCTGGTGCCCGCCGGGGAAGAACCGGACTTTCCAGCGATGATGTATAAGACTTGCGTTGTGATCTTGGTATGGAGACCGAGGTAATGGGTGTGAGTCCTCCCACCTCTGAGGCAGCAGCTGGTTCAACAACCAGATTTACTTGAGAAGCTTCAGGCCGCTCAGATGTCTCTGTCTTATCCGAGTGACGATGGCGCTGACTGCCGTATGTCTTCATTCTACTTAATTGCTGATTCATGATCCCCTCCGAAAACGTATCGCTAATCCAGACACCAAATCAATAATAAAATGACATAGTATAGGCGCCCATAATGTGCCGGATTGCATATAAATCCAACCCAATCCATAGCTCGAAACAAATACCCAACCAGTTGGAATCCAATGCCGCAAATAGCGTATATGGATAACCGCAAATAAAATACTTGTCCAGTAAGGACCTAACGCATGTTGTATGGCTCCACGAAATAGCAATTCTTCACAAACAGCAACGATGGCTGCTATGCATACAATGTGCCAGATTGGACGCTTGCGGAACAGCATCTCGTTAATGCCGCCATCATCCATGCTTTCTTGAGGAATAACATAAGAAAGAACCAAGTCCATAACAAGCATAATGCCAGCAAGACCAAGCCCCCACCAAATAAACTGGTAACTATCAGGCCAAGCAAGTACATCAAAAAGATTTCTCTTCTGCAATAAAATCCATACAACCCCAATGATCAAAGTTAACCCTTGTGTAAAGTATAGATTGATCAGAAGCAAACGCTCGGTAAGTTGCTGTGGTTCAGCCTTCTGAATCTTGAACTTGGGAAACTTTAATTTTTTCATCGCCTGTGTCTGTCCTCTTGACTTATATTTGATGGATAACAAATTCGTTGTCCAATCGGATAGTATACTAAATGATAGCCAAAAAACCAAATAGGTTCAAGGCCTGCCCCAAGTCCCGGTTTTTCAGCGAAGCCATATCCATTGAATTAGTTCATTAATGTGTTAAAATCCGATTCACAAAACAGCTTGTAATCGAGCTATTTCGAGCGATCAAGGAAGTCAATTTTTTATATCTATACGCCTTCTCCTCCACTGAAGAAAATCACATTAGTAAATCGAATTAAAACATTTAAGCCTATTGACATGCTCATGTCAGCCATGATACATTATGAAAAAATTAGTCACGTTAAACACGATGATGGAAAAAAGACGTTGCTTTGTCTTACAGAGAGCCGATGGATGGTGTAAATCGGTGGCAGGCAGATGATCTTGAGCGCTCCTGAGTTATTGCATTGAAATTGGAGTAGGTGCAATCGGTTTAGACCCGTTATCCTCTTCGGTCTTCATTGACCGCTAAGACTGTCGTTGCGAAACGGCGGTGAATTAGGGTGGTACCACGACAACTCTCGTCCCTTATTGCGCAAGCAGTATGTGGATTGAGAGTTTTTTGATTTATTTTTAGAGTACAGACGTGGAAATCGCCCTATTTGCTACACCCTCCTCCTCTGCTGCGACACCGCGTTGTTGGAAGGAAGAGTTTCAATGGTTTTAAGGAATGCCTCTTTCGTGAGGTGAGACCTTGACGATATAGATACACATACCTAAGGAGGAAGAAACCATGTACAAAGTGTTAGTGTCGGACCCCATTAGTGATCTGGGAATCCAGCAACTGGTGGATGCAAATGATGTTGTAGTTGAGAAGAAAACAGGTCTTAGCGAAGATGAGCTTGTTGCAATTATCGGCAATTATGATGCCCTTCTAGTTCGAAGTCAGACCCGTGTAACGGATCGTATTATGACAGCAGGTACAAACCTTAAAGTCATCGGACGTGCTGGCGTAGGTGTAGATAACATTGATTTGGAAGCTGCTACCCAACGCGGTATCATTGTTATTAACGCCCCTGACGGTAACACGATTACGACATGTGAGCATACATTTGCCATGATGATGGCACTGGCACGACATATTCCTCAGGCATATGCCAAAACCATTCAAGGTACTTGGGATCGTAAAACCTTCCTGGGTGTGGAGTTAAGAAATAAAACGCTGGGTGTGCTCGGTATGGGACGGATCGGTAGCGAAGTAGCTAAACGTGCCAAAGCATTCGGAATGGATATTCTAGCTTATGACCCGTTCCTCACTCAAGATCGCGCAGAGAAACTTCAGGTTAAGCTGGCTAGTGTGGATGACATCATTCGTAATGCCGACTTCATGACCGTTCACACACCATTAACACCTGAGACACGCCATATGATTTCCCGCCCACAATTTGAAGTGATGAAAAAAGGTATGCGTATTATCAACTGTGCCCGTGGCGGAGTCGTTGATGAAATGGCACTTGTAGAAGCAATTGATGAAGGTATTGTTGCTGGTGCAGCATTCGACGTATTCGAGAGCGAACCACCGGCTGCTGATCACCCATTCCTGAATCATCCTAGCATTATTGTGACGCCTCATCTTGGTGCATCGACAGTAGAAGCACAAGAAAATGTAGCGATCGACGTATCCGAGCAAGTCCTGCATATTCTGCGCAATGAACCGTTCAAAAACGCAGTTAACATGCCTGCAGTAGCCCCAACTGTAATGAACAAACTGCAGCCGTACTTTAAACTGGGTGAAACACTGGGTAGCTTTGCAGCTCAGATCACTCAAAATGCGGTTCAGGAAATTCGGATCGACTACGCTGGAGATCTGTCGGAAGTGGATACTTCTCCTTTGACTCGCTACATTGTAAAAGGTATTCTGGCAAGACATTTAGGCGGAGAAGCCAATATTGTCAACTCCATGCATTTAGCTAAAGTGCGGGATCTCAACGTAGTGGTTAGCCAAACATCGGCCACTAAAGGATTTACAAATCTGATTACCGTCACACTCGTGACGACTCAGGATGCCGAGGAGCGTCGTGTTGCGGGCACACTGCTTGCAGGTTATGGAGAGCGGATCGTGCGTCTGGACAAATTCCCAGTGGATATCGCTCCAGAAAGTCACCAAATTCTGATTTCGCATAATGATAAACCGGGTATTATCGGACGTGTTGGAACTTTGCTTGGAGAGAACGAAGTTAACATCGCCTCCATGCAGGTCGGACGTAAAATCATTGGTGGGGCAGCTATCATGATTCTGACTGTAGATAAGGAAGTTCCAAAAGATGTGCTTGTACAGCTTGCAGCTCTTCAGGAAATCAATACAGCCGTTGAAATTGTATTGAATTAATTGACGGACTAATCAATTATAAGACAAAAAGAGGCGAACCTTTATCAGGTTCGTCTCTTTTTATAAACTCAAAATTCCTTTTGACTAGCGTAATTCATGCATTAAGCTAATTGAATAATGTTTAATGTAGCGCCTGGTGGAGAGAGGACAGCTGTACCAACAAGCCCAAATAATTGGAACTGGATTGTTGATCCAGCAGTTACCGTCACAATAAAGTCAGACTGCAACTGACTGAGGGAAAGTAATGGTGAAACTACACTCGCCGGAATTGCTGTTCCGTTAAGTAAAATACGGGATTGAATAGCAAGTGCAGCTGTAAGATTTATTTTGTAAGAGATATAGTAACGCCCTGCATTGGCAAGAGTGAAGGTGTCATTCGTTCCATTAATGGTTATGCCAGTGCCAATATTTTGGTTATTCGGCAGTGGAATTAGTGTTCCACCCAAAATAACAACGATGGTTCCACTTGTGTTCTCACCGTAAGCCGAGTTAGATGTTACAGAAGTTCCTGTGGCTCCGGTTGCACCCGTTGCACCTGTACCCCCGGTGACTCCTGTCACGCCTGTTGCTCCTGTGACGCTCACTCCAGTGGCACCCGTTGCTCCAGTAGCTCCAGTAACTCCTGTCGATCCTGTGCTTCCAGTTACACTGGCTCCTGTTGCTCCGGTAGCTCCTGTTGCCCCGCTTGCTCCAGTAACTCCAGTTGCGCCCGTACCTCCGGTTACACTAACCCCTGTTGCCCCGGTAACCCCAGTTGTTCCGCTTGCTCCCGTAGTCCCTGTAATTCCCGTCACACCCGTGGCTCCGGTGATTCCAATTGCAACGCCCGTTGCACCCGTGATTCCGGTAGCTCCTGTTGATCCAGTGACACCGACTCCTGTGGCACCTGTTAATCCCGTCGCTCCGGTGACTCCCGTTATTCCGGTGGACCCTGTTGCACCAGTGACTCCGATTCCTGTTGCACCCGTTACTCCAGTGAGACCGACTCCTGTGGCACCTGTTATTCCTGTAACCCCGGTGCTTCCAGTTATTCCGGTTGCACCCGTTAATCCCGTTACTCCGGTGGCCCCTGTTGCACCAGTGACACTAACACCCGTGGCACCGGTGACGCCGGTAACCCCAGTGACTCCCGTTACACCCGTATCACCTGTCGCTCCGGTACTTCCCGTTACACTGACACCCGTGGCTCCAGTTACACCCGCTGCTCCTGTATCGCCGGTAACCCCAGTGACACCCGTTGCACCCGTATCGCCTGTCGCTCCTGTACTTCCCGTTACACTGACACCCGTGGCTCCAGTTACACCCGCTGCTCCTGTATCGCCGGTAACCCCAGTGACACCCGTTGCACCCGTATCGCCTGTCGCTCCTGTACTTCCCGTTACACTGACACCCGTGGCTCCAGTTACACCCGCTGCTCCTGTATCGCCGGTAACCCCAGTGACACCCGTTACACCCGTATCGCCTGTCGCTCCAGTACTTCCCGTTACACTGACACCCGTGGCTCCAGTTACACCCGCTGCTCCTGTATCGCCGGTAACCCCAGTGACACCCGTTACACCCGTATCGCCTGTCGCTCCGGTACTTCCCGTTACACTGACACCCGTGGCTCCAGTTACACCCGCTGCTCCTGTATCGCCGGTAACGCCGGTGGCTCCGGTTACACCCGTATCCCCCGTTGCTCCTGTACTTCCCGTTACACTGACACCCGTGGCTCCAGTTACACCCGCTGCTCCTGTATCGCCGGTAACGCCAGTGACACCCGTTACACCCGTATCGCCTGTCGCTCCGGTACTTCCCGTTACACTGACACCCGTGGCTCCAGTTACACCCGCTGCTCCTGTATCGCCAGTAACCCCAGTGACACCCGTTACTCCCGTATCGCCTGTCGCTCCGGTACTTCCCGTTACACTGACACCCGTGGCTCCAGTTACACCCGCTGCTCCTGTATCGCCAGTAACCCCAGTGACACCCGTTACACCCGTATCGCCTGTCGCTCCAGTACTTCCCGTTACACTGACACCCGTGGCTCCAGTTACACCCGCTGCTCCTGTATCGCCAGTAACCCCAGTGACACCCGTTACTCCCGTATCGCCTGTCGCTCCGGTACTTCCCGTTACACTGACACCCGTGGCTCCAGTTACACCCGCTGCTCCTGTATCGCCGGTAACGCCGGTGGCTCCGGTTACACCCGTATCCCCCGTTGCTCCTGTACTTCCCGTTACACTGACACCCGTGGCACCGGTAACTCCTGTATCTCCAGTGACGCCGGTAACTCCTGTGTCTCCGGTGGCTCCGTTACTTCCAGTTACACCAACTCCGGTTGCCCCTGTCGCACCCGTGGCCCCCGCGCCAGCCAACAACGTATAATCCGGGGACGTTCCTGGTGTTCCTGTTGGCGATGCCACATTTGCAATATACGTACTGCCGTCAAACGTCACCACCTGACCGGCTGGATACGTTGGCGCTACTGCTGGATCGAATGGAACAACACCCGTCAAGCCTGCGCCTGTGGCTCCCGTTGCACCGGTATCTCCCGTTGCGCCCGTTACACCAACTCCGGTTGCCCCTGTCGCACCCGTGGCTCCCGCGCCAGCCAACAATGTGTAATCCGGGGACGTTCCTGGAGTGCCTGTTGGTGATGCCACATTTGCAATATACGTGCTGCCATCAAACGTCAACACTTGACCCGCTGGATACGTTGGTGCTACCGCCGGATCAAACGGTACAATCCCACTCAAACCTACTCCAGTTGCTCCTGTTACACCCGTTGGCCCTGTAGAGCCTGCACCTGCAATTAATGTATAGTCCGGGGAAGTTCCTGGCGTTCCCGTTGGCGATGCCACATTTGTAATATACGTACTGCCGTTAAATGTCACGACCTGTCCTGCCGGATACGTTGGGGCAACTGCTGGGTCAAACGGAACTGCTCCATTCAAACCCACACCTGTTGCTCCGGTTGCACCTGTAGCACCTGCACCTGCAAGCAAGGTGTAGTCTGGTGAAGTTCCCGGCGTTCCCGTTGGCGACGCGACATTAGCAATGTACGTACTGCCGTCAAACGTCACCACTTGACCCGCTGGATACGTTGGTGCTACCGCCGGATCGAACGGTACAATCCCACTCAAACCTACTCCAGTTGCTCCCGTTACACCCGTTGGCCCTGTAGGGCCTGCGCCTGCAATCAATGTATAGTCAGGGGATGTACCTGGCGTTCCCGTTGGTGATGCCACATTTGTAATATAGGTGCTGCCATCAAAAGTTACAACTTGACCGGCCGGGTATGTTGGTGCCACTGCTGGGTTAAACGGAACTGCTCCATTCAAGCCCACGCCTGTTGCTCCGGTTGCTCCGGTGGCTCCTGCGCCAGCAAGCAATGTGTAGTCTGGTGATGTACCTGGGGTTCCAGTTGGTGAAGCTACATTAGTAATATAGGTACTACCGTCAAATGTCACTATTTGACCCGCTGGATAGGTTGGTGCTACCGCTGGATCAAACGCTAATATTCCACTTAAACCTACTCCTGTGGCTCCCGTAACCCCAGTAGGTCCTGCACCTGCCAAGAGTGTATAGTCCGGTGAAGTACCGGGAGTTCCCGTTGGCGATGCCACATTTGTAATATAAGTGCTGCCGTCAAATGTTACGACCTGACCCGCTGGATACGTAGGTGCTACTGCGGGATCAAACGGAACAGAACCACCGAGTCCCACTCCTGTTGTCCCAGTAGCCCCAGTAGCTCCGGCCGATGCCAGCAAAGTATAATCCGGTGAACTACCCGGTGTTCCCGTTGGCGATGCCACATTAGTAATATAGGTACTACCGCCAAACGTTACAATTTGTCCTGCCGGATAACCTGGTGCGAGCGCCGGATCGAATGGAATAGAGCCTGTTAAGCCTGCCCCTGTTGCTCCAGTCGTTCCGCCTGACAAAAACAACGTGTAGTCTGGAGAACTTCCCGGTACTCCGGTAGGACCATTCACGTTAACAACATAAAGACTGCCGTTATACGAAACCACTTCACCTTGCACATAGCCAGGTGCCTGAGCTGGATCAAAAACGGAAATATCATTCAATCCAACTCCAGGAGCCCCCTGCGGACCTGGTACGCCTTGGGGTCCTAGAGGACCTAGAGGACCTACCGGACCTACTGGTCCTACTGAGCCTCCTGGCCCGGCTGGACCTGGCACTCCGGGAACACCCGGAACCCCTGGAACTCCCGGGGGACCTGGAGGACCTGGAGTTCCCGATGTTCCAAATGAACTGGTAGCACGAGTCAATGATACGGATATGGAGCGGATCAAACCGACCAATTTATCTTTTTCCGCAGGCGGAACTTCCAGAAGCAACGTTACACTTAATAAATCATCAAGCAAGTTTTGCAAGTTGCCAGCCAGATTGATAACGGCTACAGGTACAACTTCAGAACCTGCTATGGTTAATTCCAGAACGGATTGTAACTCAGCTTTCACCCCAGCTCGAAAACCAGAGGTATTAACAAAGGTGAGCAAACTCCGTAAACTGTTTTGCAATGCGAGAATATTAGACGCTGTAGGCTGACTAACAGCTGCAGGAATAGTCACTGCCAATGCTTTCAAAATGGACTCAAACTGCTCCACTTCACTCGATGTTATTGGAATAAACGGTGATCCCGCTCGAAACGATCTTCCTTCTATGAAAGCTTTAATATTCACCCTTTTTCTTTCATCAGACATGCCTAATCCACTCCTCCTTTAACTTCTTCGCTTTTCAAGCTTATGTATCATAAGAGGCAAAATTATCTTGGACACATTTTTTGATGCAAAAAAAGTGAACATACTGTTCCACGTTGAACAAGATTAAACGGTACTGTTCAACAAAAAAGCACCCTCAGCATGAGGGTGCTTTCGCACTTTTTGTATGAAATCGGGCTATTTCGAAGAATCCACGGGAAATTGTAAAATAAACTCTGTTCCTTCACCAAGTACACTATTAACGATAATGGTACCGTGATGGGCATCCACAATATTTTTTACAATTGCGAGCCCCAGTCCTGTACCGACACTTTCACCTCGAACACGAGCCTTATCTGCTTTGTAGAATCGTTCAAAGATGAATGGCAGATCGGAAGACGGAATGCCTACACCTTCATCTTTTACAGTCACTTTAGCTACAGGTGTCCGGATATCGGTTAACAGCTCTGCCGATATGACAACATTTTTGCCTGAGGGAGTATGCCGAAACGCATTATCCAGCAAATTTGTAAATACCTGTTCAAGCCGATCCTCGTCAGCCTGGTGAAGTTCAATCGAAGTCTGTTTGCATTCAAACCGAAGATGGATATCCTGTTCTTTGGAACGTACCGAGAACTTTCTATATACACGCTCCAATAGTTCAACCAGATCCACTTCCTTCACAGCCATATCCGTATGACCCGCTTCCATTCGCGCAAGATCAAGCAGATCTTTAACCAACCTGCCCATACGTAAAGACTCATCATGAATCACTTGAATTAATTCTTCACTTTCTTCTGGAGAAGCCGCCATTCCATCCAAAAGAGCTTCACTATACCCTTGCATCATGGATAGCGGAGTACGTATTTCATGAGATACGTTGGCGACAAAATCACGGCGCATCTTCTCAAGTCGTACTTCCTCCGTTACGTCACGAAGCACAGCAACAGCCCCCCGTACGACACTATCTGCATACAAAGGCGCCATCTGAACAGACCAG
This window of the Paenibacillus marchantiae genome carries:
- a CDS encoding genetic competence negative regulator encodes the protein MKIERLSHDKIRIFLTFDDLSERGIQKDDMWQEIPKVHELFTEMMDQAYSELGFDATGPLAVEVFALPAQGMVVIVTRGKYDPQQYGSGNEDDLPEEVYEMEVTLEQSDSIVYAFKDFEVLIEAAHMLHQHVTDAGRLYSYKDKWFLHFEPDDLDSTKHAALIALLAEFGEGSSVTPAVMEEYGKVVMPEQAVEVICTHFKRQE
- a CDS encoding polysaccharide deacetylase family protein; translated protein: MIACMLLSACGTKVETTPESTKSSNESVTSRQEQQNEPTSTGTSEKQTTDSPSSTDSNSDQESPSDDETSSTEKEETDNALGTKAAEVNIEKTYHMNANYYIKPNDKTNESKVVLLTFDDGPKEEKMINRLIDTLDKHDTKAIFFVNGYRVKSHPELLEIIHERGQVIGNHAWDHEDLKKMSITAAAKQVTDVQKIVKETIGVEPQFFRPPFGSGNDALKATVKKNGMLYMTWSNGSLDWDKSTKNKPDKVIQNVLDQLNPGSNILMHELPWTVEALDELLTKLEQKGYTFVDPRSIELEAR
- a CDS encoding metallophosphoesterase is translated as MAMVILAWFVAVILAGIALLVHMWREAHLHHIVSEEVEVPNLPSSFDGSKILYLSDIHKRKLKKNDLEHLRNQVDWVIIGGDVAEKGISWPIVRHNMSLLSYIAPVFTVYGNHDKRAGTVHLERIFRDTGVQLLQDSTTYLRKGRSKLCLVGVDYRSQRGDSLLAELDSKECKIAIVHDPLEALHLNGPVDLILSGHTHGGQLVFPVFGPVFLNKAYRSVSSGWFSLKKDGNDTEQEGKMLVSKGYGTNHLPFRLCCPAEMHIITLRMLSNKQP
- a CDS encoding CPBP family intramembrane glutamic endopeptidase, translated to MKKLKFPKFKIQKAEPQQLTERLLLINLYFTQGLTLIIGVVWILLQKRNLFDVLAWPDSYQFIWWGLGLAGIMLVMDLVLSYVIPQESMDDGGINEMLFRKRPIWHIVCIAAIVAVCEELLFRGAIQHALGPYWTSILFAVIHIRYLRHWIPTGWVFVSSYGLGWIYMQSGTLWAPILCHFIIDLVSGLAIRFRRGS
- the serA gene encoding phosphoglycerate dehydrogenase, which gives rise to MYKVLVSDPISDLGIQQLVDANDVVVEKKTGLSEDELVAIIGNYDALLVRSQTRVTDRIMTAGTNLKVIGRAGVGVDNIDLEAATQRGIIVINAPDGNTITTCEHTFAMMMALARHIPQAYAKTIQGTWDRKTFLGVELRNKTLGVLGMGRIGSEVAKRAKAFGMDILAYDPFLTQDRAEKLQVKLASVDDIIRNADFMTVHTPLTPETRHMISRPQFEVMKKGMRIINCARGGVVDEMALVEAIDEGIVAGAAFDVFESEPPAADHPFLNHPSIIVTPHLGASTVEAQENVAIDVSEQVLHILRNEPFKNAVNMPAVAPTVMNKLQPYFKLGETLGSFAAQITQNAVQEIRIDYAGDLSEVDTSPLTRYIVKGILARHLGGEANIVNSMHLAKVRDLNVVVSQTSATKGFTNLITVTLVTTQDAEERRVAGTLLAGYGERIVRLDKFPVDIAPESHQILISHNDKPGIIGRVGTLLGENEVNIASMQVGRKIIGGAAIMILTVDKEVPKDVLVQLAALQEINTAVEIVLN
- a CDS encoding BclA C-terminal domain-containing protein, which codes for MSDERKRVNIKAFIEGRSFRAGSPFIPITSSEVEQFESILKALAVTIPAAVSQPTASNILALQNSLRSLLTFVNTSGFRAGVKAELQSVLELTIAGSEVVPVAVINLAGNLQNLLDDLLSVTLLLEVPPAEKDKLVGLIRSISVSLTRATSSFGTSGTPGPPGPPGVPGVPGVPGVPGPAGPGGSVGPVGPVGPLGPLGPQGVPGPQGAPGVGLNDISVFDPAQAPGYVQGEVVSYNGSLYVVNVNGPTGVPGSSPDYTLFLSGGTTGATGAGLTGSIPFDPALAPGYPAGQIVTFGGSTYITNVASPTGTPGSSPDYTLLASAGATGATGTTGVGLGGSVPFDPAVAPTYPAGQVVTFDGSTYITNVASPTGTPGTSPDYTLLAGAGPTGVTGATGVGLSGILAFDPAVAPTYPAGQIVTFDGSTYITNVASPTGTPGTSPDYTLLAGAGATGATGATGVGLNGAVPFNPAVAPTYPAGQVVTFDGSTYITNVASPTGTPGTSPDYTLIAGAGPTGPTGVTGATGVGLSGIVPFDPAVAPTYPAGQVVTFDGSTYIANVASPTGTPGTSPDYTLLAGAGATGATGATGVGLNGAVPFDPAVAPTYPAGQVVTFNGSTYITNVASPTGTPGTSPDYTLIAGAGSTGPTGVTGATGVGLSGIVPFDPAVAPTYPAGQVLTFDGSTYIANVASPTGTPGTSPDYTLLAGAGATGATGATGVGVTGATGDTGATGATGAGLTGVVPFDPAVAPTYPAGQVVTFDGSTYIANVASPTGTPGTSPDYTLLAGAGATGATGATGVGVTGSNGATGDTGVTGVTGDTGVTGATGVSVTGSTGATGDTGVTGATGVTGDTGAAGVTGATGVSVTGSTGATGDTGVTGVTGVTGDTGAAGVTGATGVSVTGSTGATGDTGVTGVTGVTGDTGAAGVTGATGVSVTGSTGATGDTGVTGVTGVTGDTGAAGVTGATGVSVTGSTGATGDTGVTGVTGVTGDTGAAGVTGATGVSVTGSTGATGDTGVTGATGVTGDTGAAGVTGATGVSVTGSTGATGDTGVTGVTGVTGDTGAAGVTGATGVSVTGSTGATGDTGVTGVTGVTGDTGAAGVTGATGVSVTGSTGATGDTGATGVTGVTGDTGAAGVTGATGVSVTGSTGATGDTGATGVTGVTGDTGAAGVTGATGVSVTGSTGATGDTGVTGVTGVTGVTGATGVSVTGATGATGVTGLTGATGITGSTGVTGITGATGVGLTGVTGATGIGVTGATGSTGITGVTGATGLTGATGVGVTGSTGATGITGATGVAIGITGATGVTGITGTTGASGTTGVTGATGVSVTGGTGATGVTGASGATGATGATGASVTGSTGSTGVTGATGATGATGVSVTGATGVTGVTGGTGATGATGATGTSVTSNSAYGENTSGTIVVILGGTLIPLPNNQNIGTGITINGTNDTFTLANAGRYYISYKINLTAALAIQSRILLNGTAIPASVVSPLLSLSQLQSDFIVTVTAGSTIQFQLFGLVGTAVLSPPGATLNIIQLA